Proteins from a single region of Hyphomicrobiales bacterium:
- the msrB gene encoding peptide-methionine (R)-S-oxide reductase MsrB, with product MMDIDRRTLLALGGLGAFVMLVPALTRSPVVHASSDIEKLVLTEEEWRERLSQEAYAVLRTAGTEYPWTSPLNDEKRDGNYHCAGCDLVLFTSETKFDSGTGWPSFYAPYKEEHLGTKTDYLIGYPRTEYHCARCGGHHGHVFRDGPAPTGLRYCNNGVALTFKPGPVAS from the coding sequence ATGATGGATATCGATCGTCGCACACTACTCGCGCTCGGCGGCCTCGGGGCATTCGTCATGCTCGTGCCCGCGCTGACCCGGTCGCCGGTGGTGCACGCCTCGAGCGACATCGAGAAGCTGGTGCTGACCGAGGAGGAATGGCGCGAGCGCCTGTCGCAGGAGGCTTATGCGGTGCTGCGCACCGCTGGCACCGAATATCCCTGGACCTCGCCGCTCAACGACGAGAAGCGGGACGGCAACTACCACTGCGCCGGATGCGATCTCGTGCTCTTCACGTCGGAGACGAAGTTCGACAGCGGCACCGGCTGGCCGAGCTTCTATGCCCCCTACAAGGAGGAGCATCTCGGCACGAAGACCGATTATCTCATCGGCTATCCCCGCACGGAGTATCACTGCGCCAGGTGCGGCGGGCATCACGGGCACGTCTTCAGGGATGGTCCGGCGCCGACCGGCCTCAGATACTGCAACAACGGCGTCGCGCTCACCTTCAAGCCCGGGCCCGTCGCCAGCTGA
- a CDS encoding selenium-binding protein, with the protein MASNKHCCGPGYASPKEAMSAPREKLLYTVALYVGTGIEKPDYLATVDVDPDSRTYSKVIARTEMPQVGDELHHSGWNACSSCHGDASKKRQYLLLPGVRTSNINIVDTSDARNPKLHKVVKGSEIKKKTNLSGPHTVHCLGADIIISMLGDAKGNGPGGFLHLDQDFNILGRWENGIEGMKYNYDFWYQPRHNMMVSSEWAAPKTFMPGFDLDDVSKGKYGQQVHFWDFKGKRIARTFDLGAEGLIPLEVRGLHDPRSTHGYFAATLSSNVFHWRKDTKGEIHLKKVIDIPAIDVKDFPVPMPSLITDILISMDDRYLYFSNWLHGDLRQYDITDRKRPRLTGQVWIGGLLGKAKKVNGKPVRGAPQMIQLSLDGKRLYVTTSLFSTWDNQFYPDMKSKGGQMFLVDCDTENGGMKINEDFLVDFGKEPNGPSRAHEMRYPGGDVTSDIWL; encoded by the coding sequence ATGGCATCCAACAAACACTGCTGCGGGCCGGGCTATGCCTCACCCAAAGAGGCGATGTCGGCGCCGAGAGAAAAACTCCTCTATACCGTCGCGCTCTACGTCGGCACTGGAATCGAAAAGCCCGACTATCTCGCAACCGTCGATGTCGACCCTGACAGCCGGACCTATTCCAAGGTCATCGCCCGCACGGAGATGCCGCAGGTCGGCGACGAACTCCACCACTCCGGCTGGAACGCCTGCTCGAGCTGCCATGGCGATGCCAGCAAGAAGCGCCAGTATCTGCTGTTGCCCGGCGTGCGCACCTCCAACATCAACATCGTCGACACATCAGACGCCCGCAATCCCAAGCTCCACAAGGTCGTCAAGGGTAGCGAGATCAAGAAGAAGACGAACCTTTCGGGCCCGCACACCGTGCACTGCCTCGGCGCCGACATCATCATCTCCATGCTCGGCGACGCCAAGGGCAACGGGCCAGGCGGCTTTCTGCACCTCGATCAGGACTTCAACATCCTCGGGCGCTGGGAGAACGGCATCGAGGGAATGAAATACAATTACGACTTCTGGTACCAGCCGCGCCACAACATGATGGTGAGTTCGGAGTGGGCGGCGCCGAAGACGTTCATGCCCGGCTTCGACCTCGATGACGTCTCCAAGGGCAAGTACGGCCAGCAGGTGCACTTCTGGGATTTCAAGGGCAAGCGCATCGCCCGCACCTTCGACCTCGGCGCCGAAGGGCTCATCCCGCTCGAGGTGCGCGGCCTGCACGATCCGCGCTCGACGCACGGCTACTTCGCGGCAACCCTCTCCTCGAACGTCTTCCATTGGCGCAAGGACACCAAGGGCGAAATCCACCTGAAGAAGGTGATCGACATCCCGGCGATCGACGTGAAGGATTTCCCGGTTCCGATGCCCTCGCTCATCACCGACATCCTCATTTCGATGGACGATCGCTACCTCTATTTCTCCAACTGGCTGCATGGCGATCTGCGCCAGTACGACATCACCGATCGCAAGCGCCCGCGCCTCACCGGCCAGGTCTGGATCGGCGGCCTCCTCGGCAAGGCCAAGAAGGTGAACGGCAAGCCCGTGCGCGGCGCGCCGCAGATGATCCAGCTCTCGCTCGACGGCAAGCGGCTCTACGTGACGACCTCGCTCTTTTCGACCTGGGACAACCAGTTCTACCCCGACATGAAATCCAAGGGCGGACAGATGTTCCTCGTCGACTGCGACACCGAGAACGGGGGCATGAAAATCAACGAGGACTTCCTCGTCGACTTCGGCAAGGAGCCGAACGGCCCCTCGCGCGCCCATGAGATGCGCTATCCGGGCGGCGACGTGACGAGCGACATCTGGCTCTGA
- a CDS encoding SDR family oxidoreductase — translation MATAKRIEDQRVVIAGGTAGIGLAVAGAFLEAGVRRLALIGRGRERAEAAAEDLGKRHPSALICFSTGDMTRPGEAEVAVGELAARLGGIDTLVVSTGGDDVPRLFHTTPIESIPGTIERGLLGPLLAARAALPHIEAAGGGAIVTIASDAAKIATPGETVIGAIMAGIVMFSRALAIEAKRSAIRVNCITPSIVRDTPLYDRLMADPFAGKLFAKAERMAHLGVVEPGDLAALAVFLAGPGGARITGQAISVNGGISAA, via the coding sequence ATGGCGACGGCAAAGCGCATCGAGGATCAGCGCGTGGTGATCGCCGGCGGCACGGCCGGCATCGGGCTGGCGGTCGCGGGCGCGTTCCTCGAGGCCGGCGTGCGGCGACTCGCCCTCATCGGGCGCGGCCGCGAGAGGGCCGAGGCGGCGGCCGAGGACCTCGGTAAGCGGCATCCATCGGCGCTCATCTGCTTTTCGACCGGCGACATGACACGGCCCGGCGAGGCCGAGGTCGCCGTCGGCGAGCTCGCGGCCAGGCTCGGCGGCATCGATACGCTCGTGGTCTCGACCGGCGGCGACGACGTTCCGCGCCTCTTTCACACGACGCCGATCGAGTCGATTCCGGGTACCATCGAGCGCGGCCTGCTCGGCCCCCTCCTCGCCGCGCGCGCGGCGCTCCCGCACATCGAGGCGGCCGGTGGCGGTGCCATCGTCACCATCGCCTCGGATGCCGCAAAGATCGCAACACCCGGCGAAACGGTGATCGGCGCGATCATGGCCGGCATCGTCATGTTCTCGCGCGCACTCGCCATCGAGGCCAAGCGAAGCGCCATCCGCGTCAACTGCATCACACCGTCGATCGTACGCGATACGCCGCTGTACGACCGCCTGATGGCCGACCCGTTCGCCGGAAAGCTCTTTGCCAAGGCCGAACGGATGGCGCATCTCGGTGTCGTCGAGCCGGGCGACCTCGCCGCGCTCGCCGTGTTCCTCGCGGGGCCTGGCGGCGCGCGGATCACGGGGCAGGCGATCAGCGTGAACGGCGGCATCTCGGCAGCCTAG
- a CDS encoding O-acetylhomoserine aminocarboxypropyltransferase, producing the protein MTDTKSSAPTPGFATLAVHAGAEPDPSTGARVTPIYQTTSYVFDDADHAAALFGLQAFGNIYTRIMNPTQAVLEARVAALEGGTAALAVASGHAAQLLVMHTLLEPGDEFVAARQLYGGSVNQFGQSFKKMGWTVKWADGNDPASFQAQVTPRTKAIFIESIANPGGLVMDIAAIAAVAKKAGVPLIVDNTLATPYLCRPKEHGADIVVHSLTKFLGGHGNSVGGIIVDCGTFDWMASGRYPTLSEPCESYQGMRLAETFGNFAFAIACRVLGLRDLGPAIAPMNAFLINTGIETLPLRMDKHCANALAVARFLEGHPGVAWVSYAGLEGNRYHALARKYCPKGAGACFTFGVKGGYQAGVGVVSNVKLFSHLANLGDVRSLIIHPASTTHRQLSDEQRTAAGAGSDVIRISVGIEDVADIIADLDQALKAVA; encoded by the coding sequence ATGACCGACACCAAGAGTTCCGCCCCGACCCCCGGATTTGCCACCCTCGCCGTGCACGCCGGCGCCGAGCCCGACCCATCGACCGGTGCGCGCGTCACACCGATCTATCAGACCACGTCCTACGTCTTCGACGATGCCGATCACGCCGCCGCCCTTTTCGGCCTCCAGGCGTTCGGCAACATCTACACCCGCATCATGAATCCGACGCAAGCGGTGCTCGAGGCGCGCGTCGCGGCCCTCGAAGGTGGCACGGCGGCACTTGCCGTCGCCTCCGGCCATGCCGCCCAACTCCTCGTTATGCACACCCTGCTCGAGCCGGGTGACGAGTTCGTCGCCGCCCGTCAGCTCTACGGCGGTTCGGTCAACCAGTTCGGTCAGTCCTTCAAGAAGATGGGCTGGACGGTGAAATGGGCCGACGGGAACGATCCGGCCTCGTTCCAAGCGCAGGTGACGCCCCGCACGAAGGCGATTTTCATCGAGAGCATCGCCAACCCCGGCGGTCTCGTCATGGACATCGCCGCGATCGCCGCGGTGGCCAAGAAGGCCGGCGTGCCGCTCATCGTCGACAACACGCTGGCAACGCCCTATCTCTGCCGCCCGAAGGAGCACGGCGCCGATATCGTCGTTCACTCGCTGACCAAGTTCCTCGGTGGTCACGGCAACTCGGTCGGCGGCATCATCGTCGACTGCGGCACGTTCGACTGGATGGCGAGCGGACGTTATCCGACACTCTCGGAGCCGTGCGAGAGCTATCAGGGAATGCGCCTTGCCGAGACCTTCGGCAACTTCGCCTTCGCCATCGCCTGCCGTGTGCTCGGCCTGCGCGATCTCGGGCCGGCGATCGCACCCATGAACGCGTTCCTCATCAACACCGGCATCGAGACCTTGCCGCTCAGGATGGACAAGCACTGCGCGAACGCGCTGGCGGTCGCCCGCTTCCTCGAAGGCCATCCGGGGGTCGCCTGGGTCAGCTACGCTGGCCTCGAGGGCAATCGCTATCATGCGCTCGCCCGCAAATACTGCCCCAAGGGGGCGGGCGCCTGCTTCACGTTCGGCGTCAAGGGTGGCTACCAGGCGGGCGTCGGCGTCGTTTCCAATGTCAAATTGTTCTCCCATCTCGCAAACCTCGGGGATGTGCGCTCGCTCATCATCCATCCGGCCTCGACCACCCACCGCCAGCTCAGCGACGAGCAGCGTACGGCAGCGGGTGCCGGTTCGGACGTCATCCGCATCTCGGTCGGCATCGAGGACGTCGCCGACATCATCGCCGATCTCGATCAGGCGCTGAAGGCGGTCGCATAG
- a CDS encoding TIR domain-containing protein, which produces MADVFISYSKKKPEVTKDLAGDLAARGLSVWWDTALVPVGDFDTQILAELAAARAVIVIWTAQSVTSAWVKSEANRANKAGKLIQVAEDGLDLDLVPPPFDVGHIAFLSDRDAIYRGLAALGVEVGETGRVARGRLIGFDGAGISTLTTSATTAPPDEALGRERRDWLLVWEDPKPDKLVRFLRQYPNGQFAPVARERLSEGLLPIIRAGMNEQVLTFAATLTGTPAGVKAAAVIAEAKAEAARKAKALRKTEQKLQAERKAQFDRTIAEAVRSSESGDGRSSSLATPQVTAPTRASEPPGVDVGAWLDENMPTLLVRAETASAPAAQASTGRIRRRASKDTTRTADVRHRPVARTPEATPPQDEARAPEAPQRASAAPAFDAYAANVPDTYARHTDTEPRADRQPGGDYAPQFASYAEPAYGAPPGYDSGGYQYDDDSSYVGHQAQHSGYAPHGHPPHQPFQYDQRGYDAGYHNAAQPHPTRMLTDRWQEADDDEYEYDEPEERTPRLRSITAIGGLGLVLLIGAAIALGFMFLY; this is translated from the coding sequence ATGGCGGACGTCTTCATCAGCTATTCCAAGAAGAAGCCCGAGGTCACCAAGGACCTCGCGGGCGATCTTGCCGCGCGCGGACTGTCGGTCTGGTGGGATACGGCGCTCGTTCCGGTTGGCGACTTCGACACGCAAATCCTCGCGGAGCTCGCGGCCGCACGTGCCGTCATCGTCATCTGGACCGCACAGTCGGTCACCTCGGCCTGGGTGAAGTCGGAGGCGAACCGGGCGAACAAGGCCGGAAAACTCATCCAGGTCGCCGAGGATGGCCTCGATCTCGATCTCGTGCCGCCACCGTTCGATGTCGGTCACATCGCCTTCCTGTCGGACCGCGATGCGATCTATCGCGGTCTCGCGGCACTCGGCGTCGAAGTGGGTGAGACCGGCAGAGTCGCGCGAGGTCGCCTCATCGGCTTCGACGGCGCCGGCATTTCCACCCTCACCACATCCGCGACCACCGCCCCGCCGGACGAGGCGTTGGGACGCGAGCGCAGGGACTGGCTGCTCGTCTGGGAGGACCCGAAGCCGGACAAGCTCGTGCGCTTTCTGCGCCAGTACCCGAACGGTCAGTTCGCACCGGTGGCCCGCGAGCGACTTTCTGAAGGCCTGCTGCCGATCATCAGGGCCGGCATGAACGAACAAGTTCTGACCTTTGCCGCAACGCTCACCGGCACACCCGCCGGCGTCAAGGCGGCCGCAGTCATCGCGGAGGCAAAGGCCGAAGCAGCGCGCAAGGCCAAAGCCCTTCGCAAAACGGAGCAAAAACTGCAAGCCGAGCGCAAGGCGCAATTCGATCGAACCATTGCCGAGGCTGTCAGAAGCTCGGAATCGGGCGACGGACGATCATCATCGCTCGCCACACCACAGGTCACCGCCCCCACCAGAGCAAGTGAGCCCCCAGGCGTCGATGTCGGCGCGTGGCTCGACGAGAACATGCCGACGTTGCTGGTTCGTGCCGAGACGGCGTCGGCACCCGCCGCGCAGGCAAGCACGGGCCGCATCCGCAGACGGGCTTCCAAAGACACCACTCGCACTGCGGATGTGAGGCACCGACCAGTGGCACGCACTCCCGAGGCCACCCCACCGCAAGACGAAGCCCGTGCTCCCGAGGCTCCCCAGCGGGCAAGTGCCGCACCCGCGTTCGATGCCTACGCGGCCAACGTGCCGGACACCTATGCGCGCCACACGGACACCGAGCCTCGCGCCGACCGCCAACCAGGTGGCGACTACGCGCCGCAATTCGCATCGTATGCCGAGCCCGCCTACGGCGCGCCACCCGGCTACGATTCCGGCGGTTACCAATACGACGACGATTCCAGTTACGTCGGGCATCAGGCGCAACACTCCGGTTACGCTCCCCACGGCCACCCCCCGCACCAGCCTTTCCAATACGATCAGAGGGGTTACGACGCAGGCTACCACAACGCCGCTCAACCGCATCCGACGCGAATGCTGACGGACCGCTGGCAAGAAGCCGACGACGACGAGTACGAATATGATGAACCCGAGGAAAGAACGCCCCGATTACGCTCCATCACAGCGATCGGCGGCCTCGGTCTCGTCCTCCTCATCGGCGCGGCGATCGCTCTCGGGTTCATGTTCCTCTACTGA
- a CDS encoding glyoxalase has protein sequence MASTIIPTLRYHDAPAAIAWLCDVLGAERHAIYEDGMGGIAHAQLALGGGMIMLGSARDDAFGKLQSTARTLGGNSQSAYVVVADARAVHDRALAKGGEIVRPLEEENYGGWAFSFRDPEGNLWNVGEYDPWARHGG, from the coding sequence ATGGCGAGCACGATCATTCCGACCCTGCGCTACCACGATGCGCCGGCCGCGATCGCCTGGCTCTGCGACGTTCTCGGCGCCGAGCGCCATGCGATCTATGAGGATGGCATGGGCGGCATCGCACACGCCCAGCTGGCGCTCGGCGGCGGCATGATCATGCTCGGCTCGGCCCGAGACGATGCGTTCGGCAAGCTGCAATCGACGGCCCGCACGCTCGGCGGCAATTCGCAGAGCGCCTATGTGGTCGTGGCCGATGCCCGTGCCGTCCACGATCGGGCGCTCGCCAAGGGCGGCGAAATCGTGCGCCCCCTCGAGGAGGAGAACTACGGCGGCTGGGCCTTTTCGTTCCGCGATCCCGAGGGCAATCTCTGGAACGTCGGGGAATACGATCCTTGGGCTCGGCATGGCGGCTGA
- a CDS encoding 2Fe-2S iron-sulfur cluster binding domain-containing protein yields the protein MAAERTSPRHRITIANRGGRIVLVGEDETILDVCEREGLALPVACRYGGCITCAGRLLSGRVRQPGGTALNRRQSKAGYVLLCVAHPRTDCTVEVGVETHDDLHRNPFAGRGA from the coding sequence ATGGCGGCTGAGCGCACCTCACCCCGCCATCGGATCACCATCGCCAACCGGGGTGGGCGCATCGTCCTGGTCGGCGAGGACGAGACCATCCTCGACGTCTGCGAGCGAGAAGGACTGGCACTGCCGGTTGCCTGCCGTTATGGCGGTTGCATCACCTGCGCCGGCAGGCTCCTTTCCGGCCGGGTCCGCCAGCCTGGCGGCACCGCCCTCAACCGGCGCCAGAGCAAGGCCGGCTACGTCCTCCTCTGCGTCGCCCACCCACGCACCGACTGCACCGTCGAGGTCGGCGTCGAAACGCACGACGACCTGCACCGCAACCCGTTCGCGGGCCGGGGCGCCTGA
- a CDS encoding 4-carboxymuconolactone decarboxylase: MDRDRFEKGLAQRKATLGAEYVERAMAGATEFNRPFQEMMTEWCWGFGWGDETLPPKTRSMLNLVMIAALNRMEEWELHLKGAINNGVSREEIRACIHQAAIYCGVPVGVECFRRANRILAELDGKSG; the protein is encoded by the coding sequence ATGGACCGCGATCGCTTCGAGAAGGGCCTCGCCCAGCGCAAGGCGACGCTCGGCGCCGAATACGTCGAGCGCGCCATGGCGGGCGCGACCGAGTTCAACCGGCCCTTCCAGGAGATGATGACGGAATGGTGCTGGGGCTTCGGCTGGGGCGACGAGACGCTGCCGCCCAAGACCCGCTCCATGCTCAACCTCGTCATGATCGCGGCGCTCAACCGGATGGAGGAGTGGGAGTTGCATCTCAAAGGCGCGATCAACAACGGCGTCTCGCGCGAGGAGATCCGCGCCTGCATCCACCAGGCCGCGATCTATTGCGGCGTCCCGGTCGGCGTCGAGTGTTTCCGCCGAGCGAACCGCATCCTGGCGGAGCTGGACGGCAAGTCGGGCTGA
- the msrA gene encoding peptide-methionine (S)-S-oxide reductase MsrA has product MVLPAAAAEGTKTLVVAGGCFWCVESDFDKVPGVVATVSGYAGGTLENPSYYNHADHIEAVEITYDPAKVSFERLTEIFWRSIDPTDGGGQFCDRGHSYTTAIFTSSLEERAIVERQKAEIEASGQLGAPIVTAIRGPVRFWVGEDYHQNFHKTNPVRYYGYRYGCGRDARVKQLWGKDAWGGIDHSGS; this is encoded by the coding sequence ATGGTGCTGCCTGCGGCGGCCGCCGAGGGAACGAAAACCCTGGTCGTCGCCGGTGGTTGCTTCTGGTGCGTCGAGAGCGATTTCGACAAGGTCCCCGGCGTCGTCGCGACGGTCTCGGGCTATGCCGGCGGCACGCTGGAGAACCCGAGTTATTACAATCACGCGGACCACATCGAAGCGGTCGAGATCACCTATGATCCCGCCAAGGTCTCGTTCGAGCGGCTGACGGAGATTTTCTGGCGCTCCATCGATCCAACCGACGGCGGCGGCCAGTTCTGCGACCGTGGTCACAGCTATACGACCGCGATCTTCACGTCGTCGCTCGAGGAGCGTGCCATCGTCGAGCGCCAGAAGGCCGAGATCGAGGCCTCCGGCCAGCTCGGCGCGCCCATCGTGACGGCCATCCGTGGACCCGTCCGTTTCTGGGTCGGCGAGGACTACCATCAGAACTTCCACAAGACGAACCCGGTGCGTTACTACGGCTACCGTTACGGCTGCGGGCGTGATGCGCGCGTCAAGCAGCTCTGGGGCAAGGACGCTTGGGGCGGCATCGACCATTCGGGGAGCTGA
- a CDS encoding AMP-binding protein, translated as MRLSGATYEDVVAGFRWDLPARFNIADAICHRHAEGAGRDDPALIVERADGALETYTFQDVSVLSRRLANALAGHGVGAGDVVAVQLPQAPETLIAHVAIQTLGAIALPISLLFGPDAVQHRLTDSRARAIVTTAAGWERIADACGGVETLGQVVLIDGGGLEPGGNRPGILGFWPLIERASPTRASVPTGIDAPALLMYTSGTTGNPKGVLHAQRVLLGHLPGVALPHEMAPRKGDRFWTPADWAWAGGLLNILFPALYWGLPVHCGRAEKFDPEAAFAFLSRHAIANSFLPPTALRLMRQVERPRERHAFALRSIGSGGESLGEDMVGWGRETFGVTINEFYGQTEVNLVLGNCAGLFPVRAGSMGRPIPGHRVAVVDPEGEPVADGHEGVVAVARPDPVMFLEYWGNPEATQAKFRGHWCLLGDVATRDPEGYFWFKGRDDDIINSAGYRIGPSEVEDCLMRHPAVKLAGVVGVPDAIRGEAVAAFIVPAEGVVGTDALAVEIQQFVRERLAGHEYPRHIRFIAEMPMTVTGKIRRRDLRGRL; from the coding sequence ATGCGGCTGTCGGGCGCCACGTACGAGGATGTCGTCGCCGGCTTTCGATGGGATCTGCCGGCCCGCTTCAACATTGCCGATGCGATCTGTCACCGCCATGCCGAGGGCGCCGGGCGCGACGATCCGGCGCTCATCGTCGAGCGGGCCGATGGCGCCCTCGAGACCTACACGTTCCAGGACGTTTCGGTCCTCTCGCGGCGCCTTGCCAATGCGCTCGCCGGGCATGGTGTCGGGGCGGGTGACGTCGTTGCCGTGCAGTTGCCGCAGGCCCCGGAAACACTCATCGCCCACGTCGCCATCCAGACGCTCGGGGCGATCGCGCTGCCGATTTCCCTGCTATTTGGACCGGATGCCGTCCAGCACCGGCTCACGGACAGCAGAGCACGGGCGATCGTCACGACGGCCGCCGGCTGGGAGCGCATCGCAGATGCCTGCGGCGGCGTCGAGACGCTCGGCCAAGTCGTGCTGATCGATGGCGGCGGTCTCGAGCCCGGCGGCAATCGGCCCGGAATTCTGGGCTTCTGGCCGTTGATCGAGCGCGCCTCGCCGACCCGCGCGAGTGTACCGACCGGCATCGATGCCCCGGCGCTCCTGATGTACACGTCCGGCACGACCGGCAACCCCAAGGGCGTGCTGCATGCCCAGCGCGTGCTGCTGGGCCATCTGCCGGGCGTAGCCTTGCCGCACGAGATGGCCCCGCGAAAGGGCGACCGCTTCTGGACGCCGGCCGACTGGGCGTGGGCGGGCGGGCTGCTCAATATCCTCTTTCCGGCGCTCTACTGGGGACTGCCGGTGCACTGCGGGCGGGCCGAGAAATTCGATCCCGAAGCGGCCTTCGCATTCCTCTCGCGCCATGCCATCGCCAACAGTTTCCTACCACCGACCGCGCTCCGGCTGATGCGTCAGGTGGAGCGCCCGCGCGAACGACACGCCTTCGCGCTGCGCTCGATCGGCTCGGGAGGGGAAAGCCTCGGCGAGGACATGGTCGGTTGGGGCCGCGAGACGTTCGGTGTCACCATCAACGAGTTCTACGGGCAGACGGAGGTCAATCTCGTTCTCGGTAACTGCGCCGGCCTCTTTCCAGTGCGTGCCGGATCGATGGGCCGGCCGATCCCCGGGCACCGCGTGGCGGTGGTCGATCCGGAGGGAGAGCCGGTTGCGGACGGCCACGAGGGCGTCGTCGCGGTCGCGAGGCCCGATCCCGTGATGTTTCTCGAATACTGGGGCAATCCGGAGGCGACGCAGGCGAAGTTCCGGGGGCACTGGTGCCTCCTCGGCGATGTCGCGACACGCGATCCGGAGGGATATTTCTGGTTCAAGGGGCGCGATGACGACATCATCAATTCCGCCGGTTACCGGATCGGGCCGAGCGAAGTCGAGGACTGCCTGATGCGCCATCCGGCGGTCAAACTGGCGGGCGTCGTCGGGGTGCCCGATGCGATCCGTGGCGAGGCGGTGGCGGCCTTCATCGTGCCGGCCGAGGGCGTGGTCGGGACCGATGCGCTCGCTGTCGAGATTCAACAGTTCGTGCGCGAACGCCTCGCCGGGCACGAGTATCCCCGCCACATCCGTTTCATCGCGGAAATGCCCATGACGGTGACGGGCAAGATCAGGCGTCGTGATTTGCGCGGCCGGCTCTGA